From the Methanoculleus caldifontis genome, the window TAGCGTCGATGAACCCCGCCATATTCGTCCCGGTCTTCTCTCCGTGGGGAAGGTTCTGGGCGCTCGCAGGCCGGCCCGCGCTCTACCTCCTGTATATTGCATTTGCTGTCGTGCTGCTCCGGAAGTACATCCCGAAGTACTGGCGGTGGGTGCACGGGCTGATGTACGTCGTCCTCCTCTTTGCCATCGTGCACGGGAACCTGATCGGCCACGATTTCGAGAACCCGGTCATATGGGTCCTCTTCAACACGCTCTTCGCCCTCACTATCGCGGCGTTCGTCCTCAAGCGGTGGCAGAAGATGCAGAAGAAGAGCGGGGCCGGCCGGGGGGTCGGTGCACGGGGGTGAGCCCGGGTTTCGGCGGGCGGCTACAACAACCATGACGGCTACCTTCGCGTCGAGAGCAGTTCGTTTGGGACGAGTTATACGGAGTACATCACCGTCAACAGCGAGTCCGCGCCGGTCGGCTCGCTCTACGTCACGTCGACGCCGAACCAGGCTGCCACCTACGTCGACAACATCTTCTGCGGCGGCACGAACGGGATCGTCCCGGATCTCCTTGCCGGCACCTACACCGTCGAGGTCAGGAAGGAGGGCTACGCCACCGCCACCCGGACTGTCACCGTCAATGCCAACCAGCAGACGAACGTCCACTTCGACCTGAACGCCCCGGTGGGCACGATCGCGGTGACATCCTCCCCGCTGGGAGCGGCGGTCTACCTCGATTCCGGGTATCAGGGTACCACCTCGGCGGCCTCCGGGCAGCTGACCCTTCCGGGCATCCCCGTCGGCGTGCACCGGGTCGACGTCCTGAAGGAAGGCTACGGGCCGTTCACCGCGACGGTGACGGTCGCAAACGGCCAGACCGTACCGGTGACCGCGACCCTGAACGATGAGGACCTGGACGGAGACGGCCTGCCGGACGGCTTCGAGAACGGGTATCGCGACGGATTCGGCAGGTGGCAGACCCTCAACCCGTATCTGATCGACACCGACGGGGACGGGCTCTCGGACGGCTTTGAGGCCGGGGAGATGGTCATCGACGCGAACGGCAAGACCTACTTCAAGCAGCGGAGCGACCCGACGAAGGCGGATACCGACGGGGACGGGCTCAATGATCTTGCGGAGTTCGAGTACGGTACCGATCCCTTCAACCCGGACACCGATGGGGACGGCCTCCGTGACAGTGCCGACCCCGACCCGCTGACGCCGCAAGCCGGCGGCGACGTCGATCTCGCCAAGATCGGGCGGGCCATCATCCTCGGTGCGGTCTTCGGGGAGACCGGGCTTCCGGGTGGGCTCTTCTACGGGATGGTCGGGGAAGAGACCGCTTCCTCGCCCTACTACATGGTCGGCTGGATCGGGTTCTCCTGTCTGCCTGCCGTCGGTGGGATCGCCGATATTCGCGACGCGGTGCAGGCGATCCTCAACGGCGATCCCGTCGGCGCGGCGATGAACGCCGCGGGCGCGATCCCCGGGCCCGGGGACGGGATCAAGATCACGGGGGCGATCGCCTGCTACACCGGGAAGTTCCCGTGGAAGGCGCGGGAGCTTGGGGTATTGCTCTCGAAGGAACTCCTGGGGTCGTTGCCGGACGCGATTAAGATCCAGGTCTGGGATCTGCTCTTCGATGGGGCCGGGAGCGCGCTGCGCAACACGCATGGTGTTCCGGTAGAAGCGATTGAGGCATTAGCCAAGAAGAATGTTGACCTCGTCCATGTCAGGGGATTCCTCGAAGCGACGTTTGATGGGAATTGGGTGACGAGGAAGAATATGGACGTGAATGACTATATCGCCGAACACTTCAGAACACATGGGCATGAGTTTATTCCTCCGATACTGACCGAGGTGGAGTACAAGCAAAGGGCGACGGCCTTGATCAACCGGAGAGATAGTGGACCAAATGGAGTGGAGTTGTATTACCAGGAGGGACACGATACTCTTGTGGTCTATGATCGCATTGCCAAGGAGTTAGCCAGCGGGACGAAGGGCGGGTTGATTGTGACGTTCTATAAAACGGATGATGCATATATCTCAAGCATCGCTAGCAGACTCACGAGACTGAACTAACCGGTGACGGACGATGGAAAAATGAGCGAAGAAATTAAAAAACGTGTAACGGACGGCTTGATACGCTATGAGGAAAGTCTCAAGGAGACTGATGAACACTACGGTGAGTTGAAAATCGGGGGGAGGTACTCCCCCGATGCACCCCTTTGGCTGAAACTAATTCTCCCCTGCTGGATTCGTGCACTTGAAGAAAGAGGTATCGATTGCAAGGAGTTTCGAGATGAATATGCAAGAGTCACCCGGAAACTGACAGCCCTGGAGGAGAAGTGGGGACATGATTACCGCGAAAAACTCCTCGGAGTGTTACAACGAGACGTGAATTTCCTCTATCCCAGAAGAGTATGCTCATTCGCCGATCTGGAACCTTTCGAACTTGAAATCCCGCATGAAATATCCCTCCGCAATAGTATTGAGACACTATTGATGGAAGTAGAAGGATACTTCGACTTGGCAGAGATCAAAACGAAAGTCACCATCCTCGATGAGGTCTTCAGATGCAAATACCTGCGGGAAGTCGAGAACGTCCTGAAGTATTTCCCCGAAGCCGAGGGTTTGCACTACCCCGACGAGTTCTGGTGGATGCACCCACTGACAATGCTCCGGGAAAAGCAGGCCCTCGCAGGGGAGGTGTACGGCGACGAATCCCGGTTTACCCACTACACCGGTCATGGCCACGAGTGGTCGCCTGCACCGGGCCGGGAAGAATTCCAGCAGAAGGCGATAAGCCTGATCAACCGGAGAGACCCGGGAGTGGAACTGTATTACCAGACGGGATACGACACCCTGATCGTCTACGACCGCAACGCCAACGAGGTTGCCTGCGGGACAAAAGCAGGACTGATCGCGACGTTTTTCAGGCCAAGGAACCAGCCCGAGCACTACGTCGACGATGAAATCGCGGGCAGACTCGTCCGGTTGAACTAGATTTTGGAGACGTCGGAACATGGATGACAAACTCAAAGAACAGGTAGCGAAAGAGTTGATCCGCTACGAAAAAATCGTCGAGGAGACCGACGAGCACTACGATGAATTGGAGCCGTACGGGCGATATCCACCCGACGCGCCCTACGGGCCAAAACACCTCCTCTCGTTCCGGATCGGTCTGCTTGAAGCGGAAGGCGCCGACTGCACGGCGTTCCGGGCGGAATACGAGAGGATAACCCGGAACCTGACGGGCCTGGAGGAAAGGCGGGGACGGGAGTACCGCACCAGGTTGTTCGAGGCACTCCGGCGGGACATCGATCATTATCCCGTATTTATCAGTTATTTTACCTACCTTGAGCCTTTCGAGCTAGAAATCCCCCAGCAGCTGGCTATCCGCAGCGCTATCGAGATATTGTTGACGGAGCTGGAAAGGGATTTCGATCTCGCTGACCTGAAGACGAAAGTCGCCGTCCTCGACGAGGTTTTCCGGTGCAAGTACTCGTGGGAAGTGAAAAAGATCCTGGAGTATTATCCCGAAGCCGAAACCCTGCATTTCCCCGACCGGTTCTGGTGGCGCCATCCCTCGAAAATACTTGAAGAAAAAAGGCAATGTTGACCGGCTCATAACTTCTTTTCGATGGTGCGTTCCTGGGGTAGGAGGACGGGCTCTCGGACGCGGTGGAGTGGAACACCGTCGGCACCGATCTCTGGTCGGCCGATACTGACGAGGACGGTCATTCCGACTCCGGGGACTGGTACGATCCTGACTACGACCCCCTGGTCTTCGAGGAGCGCTATGGCCCGCTCGCGATGGGTCGGGAGTTCCTGCTCGGTGCCGTCGGCGGCGAGTGGGGCGCCGACGACCACGACAACATCTACTACCTGGGCGGCTGGGTCGCGAGCGGGGTCATCGTCATCGGCGATCTCCGGGATATCGCCGCGACGATATCGCGGGGCGACCTGGTCGGAACGGGGCTGAACCTTGCCGCGCTGATCCCGGGCTCCGGGGATGCGGCGAAGGTCGCGGTCATCGTCGGGAGGTTCGTCTTGAAGCATCCAGAACTGCTGAAGCAGGCGATGGTGCGGCTGATTAGCGAAATATTGGGTCTGGACATGCGGAAAGTCGCAGGTGCGAGCCGCGACGCTCCATCAGGAGTGGAGCGCGACTGCCGGGATGGCAAGAGCGTGAGCACCGGCAGGTGCAAGCGTGAGAAGCCATCAGGTTTCGAGCCGCGATGGTCCGTCAGGACCGGAGCGTGAGCACCGAAGGTGCGAGCCGTGAAGGCGCGAAGGCGGTGTAGATGCTGGTTCCTCTCGCGTTCTTCGCATCTGAAGGTGCTCGTTCTCTGGACCCGCGCCTTCGGTGCTCCAGCTCCGTTCGCACCTTGCGGTGCTCTTGCTCCGGCCCTTCGGCCCGTCGCACTTCGCGCCTCCGCGTGAGACCTCTTACCACGAGTGCTGACTGCGTGGGAGAGCATCGCCACTCGAAAATTGCTGCGCAATGTTCTCAAGCTCCGCTTCTGCGAAGCGTCGCTCTTAGAAGAGACTCGCCTCCGAGTACACCATAATCCGGTCCGAAAAGATCTCGAACGGCTTGATCTCGCGGGAGTGGGCCGACCGGCGCATCTTCACGACCTCGAGGGCGAGATGCACCTCCGTCAGCCCCGGCGAGCGGATGTAGCGGAGGAGGACCACCGCATCGGCGAGGTACTCGACGAGGCCGTACCGGCTCCCGTCCGGGTTCCCCGTCTCGGTCTCGCTTGTGATGATGAGCGTGCAGGCCTCGTCCCGCATCATCTCGATGAACGCGAACATCTCCTGCCGCCGGACGGATTCGTCCACGAAGAGCCCCTCAAAGAGCGATATCGGGTCGATGATCACCCGCGATGCCCCGGTGCTCCTGATGAGGGCAGGGAGCTCGCTCTTGATGCTGCTGATCGCGAGGTTGAAGTCGGTCGGGTCCAGCCGGAGGAGGTAGAGCCGGTCGCCGAACCCCTCCGTGTCCCATCCTTTCTGCGCCATGGTGGCGCGGAGGAGTTCCTCCCGCTCCTCGAGACTGATGTAGATCACCTTCTCCCCCCGCTTGATCCCTTCGTAGGCG encodes:
- a CDS encoding KaiC domain-containing protein yields the protein MKGRVKFGVEGLDEMLLGGLLERSICAIVGTYGTGKTTFALQFAYEGIKRGEKVIYISLEEREELLRATMAQKGWDTEGFGDRLYLLRLDPTDFNLAISSIKSELPALIRSTGASRVIIDPISLFEGLFVDESVRRQEMFAFIEMMRDEACTLIITSETETGNPDGSRYGLVEYLADAVVLLRYIRSPGLTEVHLALEVVKMRRSAHSREIKPFEIFSDRIMVYSEASLF
- a CDS encoding PEGA domain-containing protein, whose amino-acid sequence is MGTIAVTSSPLGAAVYLDSGYQGTTSAASGQLTLPGIPVGVHRVDVLKEGYGPFTATVTVANGQTVPVTATLNDEDLDGDGLPDGFENGYRDGFGRWQTLNPYLIDTDGDGLSDGFEAGEMVIDANGKTYFKQRSDPTKADTDGDGLNDLAEFEYGTDPFNPDTDGDGLRDSADPDPLTPQAGGDVDLAKIGRAIILGAVFGETGLPGGLFYGMVGEETASSPYYMVGWIGFSCLPAVGGIADIRDAVQAILNGDPVGAAMNAAGAIPGPGDGIKITGAIACYTGKFPWKARELGVLLSKELLGSLPDAIKIQVWDLLFDGAGSALRNTHGVPVEAIEALAKKNVDLVHVRGFLEATFDGNWVTRKNMDVNDYIAEHFRTHGHEFIPPILTEVEYKQRATALINRRDSGPNGVELYYQEGHDTLVVYDRIAKELASGTKGGLIVTFYKTDDAYISSIASRLTRLN